The proteins below come from a single Mangifera indica cultivar Alphonso chromosome 16, CATAS_Mindica_2.1, whole genome shotgun sequence genomic window:
- the LOC123199039 gene encoding cytochrome P450 71AU50-like — MSWTWTSLALVALFFFLQAFLWKKKTRSNRLPPGPRGFPIFGCLHLLGKFPHKDFQELAKKYGPIMFMRLGLMPTVVVSSPQAAEQFLKTHDLIFASRPASEASKYITYGHKSLASSPFGSYWRTVRKMCTLELLSAAKINAFQGMRKEELDLLIEFVKQAAEGGVAVDLTAKVSSLTADMTCRMVFGKKYMEEEFHEKGFKAVIQEFMTLAAIPNLGDYIPQIASLDLQGLRKRMKAVSKVFDAFFEKIIDEHVRSKDEKRTIDFVDVMLSFLGSEETEYKINGEHIKAILLDMLVAAMDSSAAAVDWALSALMKHPEKMKKVQKELETAVRLDRMVEESDLDNLEYLDMVVKETFRLHPVGPLLLPHESVEDCTINGYLIPKKSRVFINAWAIGRDPETWSDPEKFWPERFVGSNIDLRGRDFQLIPFSSGRRGCPGMQLGLTVVKQVVAQLVHCFDWELPDGMLPSELDMTEEFGIVIPRAKHLLAVPTYRLETNDNRL, encoded by the exons ATGTCATGGACATGGACCTCACTTGCTCTTGTggctctcttcttcttcctccaagCATTtctgtggaaaaaaaaaacaagatctAACCGACTGCCTCCAGGTCCAAGAGGGTTTCCCATTTTCGGTTGCCTTCATTTGTTAGGCAAGTTTCCTCACAAAGATTTTCAAGAACTTGCAAAAAAATATGGCCCCATCATGTTTATGCGCTTAGGCTTGATGCCAACAGTCGTAGTTTCATCACCTCAAGCTGCTGAACAGTTCCTGAAAACGCACGATCTTATTTTTGCCAGCAGGCCTGCTTCTGAAGCTTCAAAGTATATTACTTATGGGCATAAGAGTTTAGCCTCGTCTCCTTTTGGGTCTTATTGGCGCACCGTCCGCAAGATGTGCACCTTGGAACTTCTTAGTGCGGCTAAGATCAATGCTTTCCAGGGCATGAGAAAAGAAGAGCTTGATCTCTTGATTGAATTTGTAAAACAGGCTGCCGAAGGTGGTGTCGCTGTTGATCTTACTGCAAAGGTGTCGTCTCTGACCGCTGACATGACTTGTCGAATGGTTTTTGGGAAGAAATATATGGAGGAGGAGTTTCATGAGAAAGGGTTCAAGGCTGTGATCCAAGAGTTTATGACATTGGCAGCCATTCCGAATTTGGGTGATTACATCCCTCAAATTGCTTCACTTGATCTCCAGGGGCTGAGAAAGCGGATGAAGGCGGTTTCCAAGGTGTTCGATGCCTTCTTTGAAAAGATTATTGATGAGCATGTTCGATCCAAGGATGAAAAGAGAACCATAGATTTTGTTGATGTCATGTTGAGCTTCTTGGGATCAGAAGAAACTGAGTACAAAATTAATGGAGAGCACATCAAGGCCATATTATTG GATATGCTTGTAGCTGCAATGGATAGTTCAGCTGCTGCCGTAGATTGGGCACTTTCAGCACTCATGAAACATCccgaaaaaatgaagaaagtacAGAAAGAACTGGAAACTGCCGTGAGACTAGACAGGATGGTTGAAGAATCAGATTTGGACAACCTGGAATACTTGGACATGGTTGTGAAAGAAACCTTCAGGCTCCATCCTGTAGGCCCTTTATTACTCCCCCATGAATCTGTTGAAGATTGCACAATAAATGGCTACCTCATACCCAAAAAATCACGAGTATTTATAAATGCATGGGCAATCGGAAGAGATCCAGAAACATGGAGCGATCCTGAGAAGTTTTGGCCAGAAAGGTTTGTCGGGAGTAACATTGATCTTCGTGGTCGAGACTTTCAGCTTATCCCGTTCAGTTCCGGCCGCAGAGGGTGCCCTGGAATGCAATTGGGACTCACTGTGGTGAAGCAAGTGGTAGCACAGCTTGTGCATTGCTTTGATTGGGAGCTTCCGGATGGGATGTTGCCGAGTGAATTGGACATGACTGAGGAGTTTGGTATAGTGATTCCTAGAGCTAAGCATCTCTTGGCTGTTCCTACTTATCGTCTTGAAACAAATGATAATAGGCTCTGA
- the LOC123198523 gene encoding glycine-rich RNA-binding protein 7-like: MDSADVEYRCFVGGLAWVTTDRTLEEAFSAYGDVLESKIINDRETGRSRGFGFVTFRDEKSMRDAIEGMNGQNLDGRSITVNEAQSRGSGGGGYNRGGGGYGGGGRREGGGGGYNRGYGGGRREGNGYGDGGSRYSRGGGASQGSWRN, encoded by the exons ATGGATTCCGCCGATGTCGAGTACCGTTGCTTCGTCGGTGGCCTGGCTTGGGTTACCACTGATCGTACCTTGGAGGAGGCCTTCAGCGCCTACGGCGATGTCCTTGAATCGAAG ATCATCAACGATCGTGAGACTGGTAGATCCAGAGGTTTCGGATTCGTTACCTTCCGTGATGAGAAGTCGATGAGGGACGCTATTGAGGGAATGAACGGTCAGAATCTCGACGGCCGCAGCATCACCGTGAACGAAGCTCAATCCCGCGGAAGTGGTGGCGGTGGCTACAACCGTGGTGGAGGTGGATATGGCGGTGGTGGACGCCGTGAAGGTGGAGGCGGTGGATATAACCGTGGATACGGTGGTGGTCGCCGGGAAGGTAATGGATACGGTGACGGTGGTTCTAGGTACTCTAGAGGCGGAGGAGCCTCCCAAGGTAGCTGGAGGAACTAG
- the LOC123199713 gene encoding alpha,alpha-trehalose-phosphate synthase [UDP-forming] 1-like, which translates to MCFLRDGLGEKFLEENPEWQEKVVLLQTAVPTRTDVPEYQKLTKQVHEIVGQINGRFGTLTTVPIQHLVEFPENHSSTNLQLPSSVPDNTLTHSFGLQHFQHQQWFNIVND; encoded by the exons atgtgttttttaAG GGATGGGCTAGGGGAAAAGTTCCTTGAGGAAAACCCTGAATGGCAGGAGAAAGTTGTTTTGCTGCAAACTGCAGTGCCAACAAGAACAGATGTTCCTGAAT ATCAAAAACTTACAAAACAGGTTCATGAAATTGTTGGACAGATCAATGGCCGATTTGGAACACTGACTACTGTTCCAATTCAGCATCTG GTTGAATTTCCAGAAAATCATTCCTCCACAAATCTGCAGCTCCCCTCTTCAGTACCAGACAACACCCTCACACATTCATTCGGCCTTCAACATTTTCAGCATCAACAATGGTTCAATATTGTAAATGACTAA